A window of the Arachis duranensis cultivar V14167 chromosome 5, aradu.V14167.gnm2.J7QH, whole genome shotgun sequence genome harbors these coding sequences:
- the LOC107487969 gene encoding LOW QUALITY PROTEIN: phenylcoumaran benzylic ether reductase Pyrc5-like (The sequence of the model RefSeq protein was modified relative to this genomic sequence to represent the inferred CDS: inserted 1 base in 1 codon) has product MATKSKILVIGGTGYIGKHIVVASAKEGHPTFALVRESSVSHPEKSKLIESFKSHGVTLVYGDLSDHESLVKAIKQVDVVISEXPQIADQFNIIKAIKEAGNIKRFLPSEFGLDVDRHHAVEPVVGFFGVKAKIRRAVEAEGIPYTYVSSNGFAGYFLPTLFQQNVTAPPRDKVVILGDGNVKSITVKEEDVATYTIKSVDDPRTLNKILYLRPPANTLTFNELVSLWEKKINKTLERIYLSEDQILKSVQETPFPGNLMLALGHSTLVKGDSANFEIEASFGVEASQLYPEVKYTTVDEYLNQFV; this is encoded by the exons ATGGCAACTAAGAGCAAAATCCTAGTGATTGGAGGCACAGGGTACATTGGAAAGCACATAGTTGTGGCAAGTGCAAAAGAAGGTCACCCTACTTTTGCTTTGGTGAGGGAGAGCAGTGTTTCTCACCCTGAAAAGTCAAAGCTCATTGAGAGCTTCAAGAGCCATGGAGTCACTCTTGTTTAT GGCGATTTAAGTGATCATGAAAGCCTTGTTAAGGCGATCAAGCAAGTTGATGTTGTGATCTCCG GACCACAAATAGCTGAtcaattcaacatcatcaaggcGATAAAAGAAGCCGGGAACATCAAG AGGTTCCTGCCTTCAGAATTTGGGCTAGATGTGGATCGTCACCATGCCGTTGAGCCAGTGGTGGGCTTCTTTGGTGTAAAAGCGAAAATTCGGAGGGCGGTGGAAGCCGAAGGGATTCCTTACACTTATGTCAGCTCTAATGGTTTTGCTGGATACTTCTTGCCAACACTGTTCCAGCAAAATGTCACAGCTCCTCCCAGGGACAAAGTTGTCATTCTAGGAGATGGCAATGTCAAAT CAATTACTGTGAAGGAGGAAGATGTTGCTACTTACACAATCAAATCAGTGGATGATCCAAGAACTTTGAACAAAATTCTGTACCTCAGGCCCCCTGCCAATACTTTAACTTTCAATGAGCTCGTTTCCTTGTGGGAGAAGAAGATTAACAAGACCCTTGAGAGAATTTACCTTTCAGAGGATCAAATTCTGAAGAGCGTTCAGG AGACTCCTTTTCCCGGGAACTTGATGCTGGCATTAGGCCACTCAACTCTAGTAAAGGGAGATTCAGCAAACTTTGAGATTGAAGCTTCATTTGGGGTGGAGGCTTCTCAACTTTATCCAGAGGTGAAATACACCACGGTCGACGAATATCTGAATCAGtttgtttga